The following proteins are co-located in the Streptomyces bottropensis ATCC 25435 genome:
- a CDS encoding ABC transporter permease: protein MRGADTLLGAAGLTGFLALWEALPRLGLVEDEYLPPVSRVAGALAGELADAAFWTALGDTLTGWALGLLIAATAGILMGIVIAVVPYLREATSSTIEFLRPIPSVALIPLAVLLYGSELRSVLLLVVYASFWQILIQTLYGVRDVDPVAEETARSYGLGPWARVRHVLWPTALPYVMTGLRLAAAVALVLAVTAELVIGAPGLGQRISVAQTSQAVPEMYALVVVTGLLGLLVNVGARTVERRALAWHPSVRGEVAG from the coding sequence GTGAGGGGTGCCGACACGCTCCTCGGCGCGGCCGGGCTGACGGGGTTCCTCGCCCTGTGGGAGGCACTGCCGCGGCTCGGCCTGGTCGAGGACGAGTACCTCCCACCGGTCAGCCGGGTCGCCGGCGCGCTGGCCGGCGAACTCGCCGACGCGGCGTTCTGGACGGCGCTCGGTGACACCCTGACGGGCTGGGCGCTCGGGCTCCTGATCGCCGCGACCGCCGGGATCCTCATGGGGATCGTCATCGCCGTCGTGCCGTATCTGCGGGAGGCGACGTCCTCCACGATCGAGTTCCTGCGCCCGATCCCCTCGGTCGCCCTGATCCCCCTCGCCGTCCTGCTGTACGGCAGCGAACTGCGGTCGGTGCTCCTGCTGGTGGTGTACGCGTCCTTCTGGCAGATCCTGATCCAGACCCTGTACGGCGTCCGGGACGTGGACCCGGTCGCCGAGGAGACCGCCCGCTCCTACGGCCTCGGCCCCTGGGCGCGGGTCCGGCACGTGCTGTGGCCCACCGCCCTGCCGTACGTCATGACGGGCCTGCGGCTGGCCGCCGCCGTGGCCCTCGTCCTGGCGGTGACGGCCGAACTGGTCATCGGGGCACCGGGGTTGGGCCAGCGCATCTCGGTCGCGCAGACCTCGCAGGCGGTGCCGGAGATGTACGCCCTGGTCGTGGTCACCGGGCTGCTGGGGCTGCTGGTCAATGTGGGCGCCCGTACGGTGGAGCGCCGGGCACTGGCCTGGCACCCGTCGGTGCGCGGGGAGGTGGCGGGGTGA
- a CDS encoding aromatic ring-hydroxylating dioxygenase subunit alpha, with the protein MPHMTAFARNQWYVAAYAEEVGRELLGRTVLGEPLVFYRTEEEGTPVALHDRCVHRRYPLSESGLDGDRIVCGYHGFTYDTTGACVYVPGQKRIPRTARVASYPVVEQDSLIWVWIGDPALADPQTIPRARHLAAPGWTTVRGMEPIDADYGLLVDNLLDLSHETYLHGGYIGTPEVAETPITTEVDEGAGVVRVSRHMDDAECPPFYARSTGIEGRITRWQDIEYFAPCLYLLHSRIAPVGVLPEADGSDPNGFHTEITYAITPSSDGKVYDFWMVSRDWATESEEVTGFLRGNNHTVVMQDVVALNLLQETLGTERTGYQELSINIDTGGLAARRILARLVEQGEKPVEKVQ; encoded by the coding sequence ATGCCTCACATGACCGCCTTCGCCAGGAATCAGTGGTACGTCGCCGCCTACGCCGAGGAGGTCGGGCGGGAGCTGCTCGGACGGACCGTCCTGGGTGAGCCGCTCGTGTTCTACCGGACCGAGGAGGAGGGGACGCCGGTGGCGCTGCACGACCGGTGTGTGCACCGCCGCTACCCGCTCTCGGAGAGCGGGCTGGACGGGGACCGGATCGTGTGCGGCTACCACGGGTTCACGTACGACACGACGGGCGCCTGCGTGTACGTGCCGGGGCAGAAGCGGATCCCGCGGACGGCGCGCGTGGCCTCGTACCCCGTGGTCGAACAGGACTCGCTGATCTGGGTCTGGATCGGCGACCCGGCGCTCGCCGACCCGCAGACCATCCCGCGCGCCCGGCACCTGGCGGCCCCCGGCTGGACCACCGTGCGCGGCATGGAGCCGATCGACGCCGACTACGGGCTCCTCGTCGACAACCTGCTCGACCTGTCCCATGAGACCTATCTGCACGGCGGCTACATCGGCACCCCCGAGGTCGCCGAGACGCCGATCACCACCGAGGTCGACGAGGGCGCCGGTGTGGTGCGGGTGAGCCGGCACATGGACGACGCGGAGTGCCCGCCGTTCTACGCGAGGTCGACCGGCATCGAGGGCCGGATCACCCGCTGGCAGGACATCGAGTACTTCGCGCCCTGCCTGTACCTGCTGCACAGCCGCATCGCCCCCGTCGGCGTGCTCCCCGAGGCGGACGGCAGCGACCCGAACGGCTTCCACACCGAGATCACCTACGCGATCACCCCGTCCTCGGACGGCAAGGTGTACGACTTCTGGATGGTCTCGCGGGACTGGGCGACCGAGAGCGAGGAGGTCACCGGGTTCCTCAGGGGCAACAACCACACGGTCGTCATGCAGGACGTCGTCGCGCTGAACCTGCTCCAGGAGACGCTGGGCACCGAGCGCACCGGCTACCAGGAGCTGAGCATCAACATCGACACCGGTGGGCTGGCCGCCCGCCGCATCCTGGCCCGGCTGGTCGAGCAGGGCGAGAAGCCGGTGGAGAAGGTCCAGTGA
- a CDS encoding phosphocholine-specific phospholipase C, whose translation MPEVNRRRFLQVAGATTAFSALSASIQRAAALPAHHRSGTIEDVEHIVVLMQENRSFDHYFGALRGVRGFGDPHPVTLDNGRSVWHQSDGTKDVLPFHPEADDLGMQFLEGLPHSWPDGHAAYNGGKYDRWVPAKGTTTMAYLTREDIPFHYALADTFTVCDAYHCSFIGSTDPNRYYMWTGYTGNDGKGGGPVLGNDEVGYDWTTYPERLEAAGVSWKVYQDIGDGLDAAGSWGWIADAYRGNYGDNSLLYFNKYRNAKPGDPWYDKARTGTNAKAGDGYFDRLRADVKAGRLPQISWIAAPEAFSEHSNWPSNYGAWYISQVLDALTSNPAVWAKTALFITYDENDGFFDHLVPPLPPRDASRGRSTVDVGPDLFAGGANHVAGPYGLGPRVPMLVVSPWSKGGWVCSETLDHTSILRFMERRFGVREPNISPWRRAICGDLTAAFDFSRKDSRPAALPDTDEYEPQDRERHPDYKPAVPGDPSMPRQERGVRPARPLKYAPRVDGAVDPKAGTLTLTFASGGRAGAAFLVTSGNRTDGPWTYTTEAGKTVSDTWNSAYSGGSYDLTVHGPNGFLRAFAGPGEAGKAGPEVTARHTGDDVELTFTNKGAGTVTLKVASAYGGRSRSVRVRAGARVREVFDLASSRRWYDLTVTADGGFLRRFAGHVENGRAGVSDPALGRR comes from the coding sequence ATGCCTGAAGTCAACCGGCGGCGATTCCTCCAGGTAGCGGGCGCCACAACGGCGTTCAGCGCACTGTCGGCCAGCATCCAGCGGGCCGCGGCACTGCCCGCGCACCACCGCTCCGGCACGATCGAGGACGTCGAGCACATCGTCGTCCTCATGCAGGAGAACCGGTCCTTCGACCACTACTTCGGCGCCCTCAGAGGCGTACGGGGCTTCGGCGACCCCCATCCGGTGACGCTGGACAACGGCAGGTCGGTCTGGCACCAGTCGGACGGCACGAAGGACGTCCTGCCCTTCCACCCCGAGGCCGACGACCTCGGCATGCAGTTCCTGGAGGGCCTGCCGCACAGCTGGCCGGACGGGCACGCCGCCTACAACGGCGGCAAGTACGACAGGTGGGTGCCGGCCAAGGGCACCACGACGATGGCGTACCTGACCCGTGAGGACATCCCGTTCCACTACGCCCTCGCCGACACCTTCACCGTCTGCGACGCCTACCACTGCTCGTTCATCGGCTCGACCGACCCCAACCGCTACTACATGTGGACGGGGTACACGGGCAACGACGGCAAGGGCGGCGGCCCCGTCCTCGGCAACGACGAGGTCGGCTACGACTGGACCACCTACCCCGAGCGGCTCGAAGCGGCCGGTGTCTCGTGGAAGGTCTACCAGGACATCGGTGACGGCCTGGACGCGGCCGGCTCCTGGGGCTGGATAGCGGACGCCTACCGGGGCAACTACGGCGACAACTCGCTGCTCTACTTCAACAAGTACCGCAACGCCAAGCCCGGTGACCCCTGGTACGACAAGGCCCGCACCGGGACGAACGCCAAGGCCGGCGACGGCTACTTCGACCGGCTGAGGGCCGACGTGAAGGCGGGCAGGCTGCCGCAGATCTCCTGGATCGCCGCGCCCGAGGCGTTCTCCGAGCACTCCAACTGGCCCTCGAACTACGGCGCCTGGTACATCTCCCAGGTCCTCGACGCGCTGACCTCCAACCCGGCGGTCTGGGCGAAGACGGCCCTGTTCATCACCTACGACGAGAACGACGGGTTCTTCGACCACCTCGTGCCGCCGCTCCCGCCGCGCGACGCCTCCCGCGGCAGGTCGACGGTCGACGTCGGCCCGGACCTCTTCGCGGGCGGCGCGAACCATGTCGCCGGTCCGTACGGGCTCGGACCGCGCGTGCCGATGCTGGTCGTCTCCCCCTGGAGCAAGGGCGGTTGGGTCTGCTCGGAGACCCTCGACCACACCTCGATCCTGCGGTTCATGGAGCGCCGGTTCGGGGTGCGGGAGCCGAACATCTCGCCGTGGCGGCGGGCTATCTGCGGTGACCTCACCGCCGCGTTCGACTTCTCCCGCAAGGACAGCCGGCCCGCCGCGCTGCCGGACACCGACGAGTACGAGCCGCAGGACCGCGAGCGGCACCCCGACTACAAGCCGGCCGTGCCGGGCGACCCCAGCATGCCGAGGCAGGAGCGCGGGGTGCGCCCGGCCCGGCCGCTGAAGTACGCGCCCAGGGTGGACGGCGCGGTCGACCCCAAGGCCGGGACCCTCACGCTCACCTTCGCCTCCGGCGGCAGGGCGGGAGCGGCCTTCCTCGTCACCTCCGGGAACCGTACGGACGGACCGTGGACGTACACCACCGAGGCGGGCAAGACCGTGTCGGACACATGGAACTCCGCGTACTCCGGCGGCTCGTACGACCTGACCGTGCACGGCCCCAACGGCTTCCTGCGGGCCTTCGCGGGACCGGGGGAGGCGGGGAAGGCCGGGCCGGAGGTGACCGCCCGGCACACCGGCGACGACGTGGAGCTGACCTTCACCAACAAGGGCGCCGGCACCGTGACCCTGAAGGTCGCGAGCGCCTACGGCGGCCGGTCCCGCTCGGTCAGGGTGCGGGCCGGGGCGCGAGTCCGCGAGGTCTTCGACCTGGCGTCGAGCCGCCGCTGGTACGACCTGACCGTCACCGCCGACGGGGGCTTCCTGCGGAGGTTCGCCGGGCACGTGGAGAACGGCCGGGCCGGGGTGAGTGATCCGGCGCTGGGGCGGCGGTAG
- a CDS encoding ABC transporter substrate-binding protein, producing the protein MRRLLIGLAAGALFVSATACGSSGPGGGDAGSGGTTTLKLGVIPIIDVAPLYLGEKKGFYSKRGLELEPTLAQGGAAIVPGVVSGQFDFGFSNMTSLLVAQSKNVPVKAVVNGVASTGKAGADFAEIMVRKGSPLKTASDLEGKKVAANTLGNICDTSVNESVRKDGGDPSEVEYVEMPFDQMPAALAKGQVDAACVVEPALAAIKSQGGTVLASNFVDVSPYLTVAMYFTSQKYAAENPETVKKFQEATAESLAYADEHPDEVRQIITTYTKIPRNLLETVVLPRWPAEPDRASIERLGELGQKDGLFEKTPDLDELLP; encoded by the coding sequence ATGCGTCGTCTGCTCATCGGTCTCGCGGCCGGTGCCTTGTTCGTCTCCGCGACGGCCTGCGGTTCCTCCGGGCCTGGCGGCGGGGACGCGGGGTCCGGAGGCACGACCACGCTCAAACTCGGCGTCATCCCCATCATCGACGTCGCGCCCCTGTACCTGGGCGAGAAGAAGGGCTTCTACAGCAAGCGCGGTCTCGAACTGGAGCCCACGCTCGCGCAGGGCGGAGCGGCGATCGTGCCCGGGGTCGTCTCCGGCCAGTTCGACTTCGGCTTCAGCAACATGACCTCCCTGCTGGTCGCCCAGTCGAAGAACGTGCCGGTGAAGGCCGTGGTGAACGGGGTCGCCTCGACCGGCAAGGCCGGCGCCGACTTCGCGGAGATCATGGTCAGGAAGGGCAGCCCGCTCAAGACCGCCAGCGACCTGGAGGGCAAGAAGGTCGCGGCCAACACCCTGGGCAACATCTGCGACACCTCGGTCAACGAGTCGGTCCGCAAGGACGGCGGCGATCCGTCCGAGGTGGAGTACGTGGAGATGCCGTTCGACCAGATGCCGGCCGCGCTCGCCAAGGGCCAGGTCGACGCGGCCTGCGTCGTGGAACCGGCGCTGGCCGCCATCAAGTCCCAGGGCGGCACCGTGCTGGCCTCGAACTTCGTCGACGTGTCGCCGTACCTCACCGTGGCCATGTACTTCACCTCGCAGAAGTACGCCGCCGAGAACCCGGAGACGGTGAAGAAGTTCCAGGAGGCCACGGCGGAGTCGCTCGCCTACGCCGACGAGCACCCCGACGAGGTCCGCCAGATCATCACCACGTACACGAAGATCCCGCGGAACCTGCTGGAGACGGTCGTCCTGCCCCGCTGGCCCGCCGAGCCGGACCGCGCCTCCATCGAGCGGCTCGGCGAACTGGGCCAGAAGGACGGCCTGTTCGAGAAGACCCCGGACCTGGACGAGCTGCTGCCGTGA
- a CDS encoding IclR family transcriptional regulator domain-containing protein, which yields MPDRDRFGAARRPHFVRSFERGLAVVRAFDAEHPALTLSEVARACELTRAAARRFLLTLVDLGYVHTDGRLFRLTPRVLELGYAYLSSVTLPDLAVPHLERLVAQVGESSSLCVLDGDDIVYVARVGARRIMTATITVGTRLPAHVTSVGRVLLAHLPDEETDARLARADLRPLTRRTLTSADRLRTELRRVRRQGYAVVDQELEEGLRSVAAPVRDRHGEVVAGVNIPVHAGRTSVESVRRDLLPHLLATAARIEADLCVTGTATGRARAGAVPLQVEHQP from the coding sequence ATGCCCGATCGAGACCGGTTCGGCGCAGCCCGCCGGCCGCACTTCGTCCGGTCCTTCGAGCGGGGCCTCGCGGTCGTCCGCGCCTTCGACGCCGAGCACCCCGCACTGACGCTGAGCGAGGTCGCCCGCGCCTGCGAGCTGACCCGGGCCGCCGCCCGCCGCTTCCTGCTCACGCTCGTCGACCTCGGCTACGTCCACACCGACGGCCGGCTGTTCCGGCTCACCCCGCGCGTGCTCGAACTCGGCTACGCGTACCTGTCGAGCGTCACCCTCCCCGACCTCGCCGTACCTCATCTGGAACGACTGGTCGCACAGGTCGGGGAGTCCTCCTCGCTGTGCGTCCTCGACGGCGACGACATCGTGTACGTGGCGAGGGTCGGCGCGCGCCGCATCATGACGGCGACGATCACCGTGGGCACCCGCCTCCCGGCCCACGTCACCTCCGTCGGCCGGGTGCTCCTCGCGCATCTGCCGGACGAGGAGACCGACGCCCGCCTCGCCCGCGCCGACCTCCGACCCCTCACCCGGCGCACCCTCACCTCCGCCGACCGGCTCAGGACCGAACTGCGCCGGGTGCGCCGCCAGGGGTACGCCGTGGTCGACCAGGAACTGGAGGAGGGGCTGCGGTCGGTCGCCGCCCCGGTGCGCGACCGGCACGGCGAGGTGGTGGCCGGCGTGAACATCCCCGTCCACGCCGGCCGCACCTCCGTGGAGTCGGTGCGCCGGGACCTGCTGCCCCACCTGCTGGCCACGGCCGCCCGGATCGAGGCCGACCTGTGCGTGACGGGGACCGCCACGGGCCGGGCGCGCGCCGGGGCCGTACCGCTACAGGTCGAGCACCAGCCGTGA
- a CDS encoding ABC transporter ATP-binding protein produces MDALLEVAGLRKVYEGSGRRVEAVRDLTFTVDAGELVCLVGPSGCGKTTLLKCVAGLLNPTAGEVRLGGRPVDGPPPGMAVVFQEYGRSLFPWMRVRDNVELPLRQKRSGRARRRELVDDALASVGLSDAADAYPWQLSGGMQQRVAIARALAYEPEVLLMDEPFAAVDAQTRADLEDLVRGLWRDRSITILFVTHDIDEAVYLGERVLVLSASPTVVREQLKVDLPADRDQLHTRVAPRFAELRTQVYEQIQAAKRGVPPVLDKG; encoded by the coding sequence ATGGACGCCTTGCTGGAAGTGGCGGGTCTGCGGAAGGTCTACGAGGGTTCCGGGCGCCGGGTGGAGGCGGTGCGGGACCTCACCTTCACCGTGGACGCCGGCGAACTGGTCTGCCTGGTGGGCCCGTCGGGCTGCGGCAAGACGACCCTGCTCAAATGCGTGGCCGGGCTGCTGAACCCGACCGCCGGTGAGGTCCGCCTCGGGGGACGGCCGGTGGACGGCCCGCCGCCGGGCATGGCTGTCGTGTTCCAGGAGTACGGGCGCAGCCTGTTCCCCTGGATGCGGGTCCGCGACAACGTCGAACTGCCCCTGCGGCAGAAGAGGTCGGGCAGGGCCCGGCGGCGGGAACTGGTCGACGACGCGCTCGCCTCCGTCGGTCTGTCCGACGCGGCGGACGCCTACCCCTGGCAGCTGTCCGGCGGTATGCAGCAGCGGGTCGCCATCGCCCGCGCGCTGGCGTACGAGCCGGAGGTGCTGCTGATGGACGAGCCGTTCGCGGCGGTCGACGCCCAGACCCGGGCCGATCTGGAGGACCTCGTGCGGGGCCTGTGGCGGGATCGGAGCATCACGATCCTCTTCGTCACCCACGACATCGACGAGGCCGTCTATCTCGGCGAACGGGTCCTCGTCCTCTCCGCCTCCCCCACCGTCGTGCGGGAACAGCTCAAGGTCGACCTGCCCGCCGACCGGGACCAGCTGCACACCCGGGTGGCGCCCCGCTTCGCGGAGCTGCGGACCCAGGTGTACGAGCAGATCCAGGCGGCGAAGCGGGGTGTCCCGCCGGTCCTGGACAAGGGGTGA
- a CDS encoding helix-turn-helix domain-containing protein: MTDGFEVPDAAATVLLPAVVARVTALADKLRVGHTEVFDTRRLSVASGVPEAVVKALLSGQRAGEPDVQARFLQRLDLLRRTRLKPGGRKYTQQEIADGAGMSRQQAGALINGDRRPTMEHCDAIQRFFRVHAGFLTAEDPEALASALMRTEQELLQQLADRERAAAEAADDPLQRLLQNHGVRSIAWRAAQLPTDQHRDKVAEWLDMLLESVKRPES, encoded by the coding sequence GTGACGGATGGCTTCGAGGTTCCGGACGCCGCGGCGACGGTTCTGCTGCCGGCCGTCGTGGCCCGTGTCACCGCGCTGGCGGACAAGCTGCGCGTAGGCCACACGGAGGTCTTCGACACCCGACGGCTCTCGGTCGCCTCGGGCGTGCCGGAGGCCGTGGTGAAGGCGCTGCTGAGCGGGCAACGCGCCGGTGAGCCCGACGTCCAGGCCCGCTTTCTGCAGCGCCTGGACCTGCTGCGACGCACCCGTCTCAAGCCGGGCGGCCGTAAGTACACCCAGCAGGAGATCGCCGACGGCGCGGGGATGTCCCGCCAGCAGGCGGGCGCCCTCATCAACGGGGACCGGCGGCCCACGATGGAGCACTGCGACGCCATCCAGCGCTTCTTCCGGGTGCACGCCGGTTTCCTCACCGCCGAGGACCCCGAGGCGCTGGCGAGCGCCCTGATGCGGACCGAGCAGGAGCTTCTCCAGCAGCTCGCCGACCGCGAACGCGCGGCGGCCGAGGCCGCGGACGACCCGTTGCAGCGGCTGCTGCAGAACCACGGGGTGCGCTCCATCGCCTGGCGGGCGGCCCAGCTGCCCACCGACCAGCACCGCGACAAGGTGGCGGAGTGGCTGGACATGCTGCTGGAGAGCGTCAAGCGGCCCGAGTCCTGA
- a CDS encoding ABC transporter permease yields MRRPLLRLVYVVALPLVLVTVWWFASYGSTDVFRPPLRTILAAFPDVWTAERARADVLPSLLRLSAGYAVAAVVGVALGTVIGSYRRVRSVCEPVLEFLRAVPPPVLVPVITLFAGIGDTMKIAVIASGCVWPVLLNTVEGVRAVDPVLSETARSYGITGAARLRNVVLRSASPQIFAGLRQALSIGIILMVISEMTASSDGLGYTIVQFQRGFAIPDMWTGILVLGLLGFLLSVVLRLVERRVLGWYHGLRASSRRSW; encoded by the coding sequence GTGAGACGGCCGCTGCTGCGGCTGGTGTACGTCGTCGCCCTCCCCCTCGTCCTGGTCACCGTCTGGTGGTTCGCCTCGTACGGCAGCACCGATGTGTTCCGGCCGCCCCTGCGCACGATCCTCGCCGCCTTCCCGGACGTCTGGACGGCCGAGCGGGCGCGCGCCGACGTGCTGCCGAGCCTGCTGCGCCTGTCGGCCGGGTACGCGGTGGCGGCCGTCGTCGGCGTCGCGCTCGGCACGGTCATCGGCTCCTACCGCCGGGTGCGGTCGGTGTGCGAGCCGGTCCTGGAATTCCTGCGGGCCGTGCCGCCGCCCGTCCTCGTCCCGGTCATCACGCTGTTCGCGGGCATCGGCGACACGATGAAGATCGCCGTCATCGCGAGCGGCTGTGTGTGGCCGGTCCTGCTCAACACCGTCGAGGGCGTACGTGCGGTGGACCCGGTGCTGTCGGAGACGGCCCGGTCGTACGGCATCACGGGCGCGGCCCGGCTGCGGAACGTCGTCCTGCGCTCGGCGAGTCCGCAGATCTTCGCGGGGCTGCGGCAGGCGCTGTCGATCGGCATCATCCTCATGGTCATCAGCGAGATGACCGCGTCCAGCGACGGACTGGGGTACACGATCGTCCAGTTTCAGCGCGGTTTCGCGATCCCCGACATGTGGACCGGCATTCTCGTCCTCGGTCTGCTGGGGTTCCTGCTGTCCGTGGTCCTCCGGCTGGTGGAGCGGCGCGTACTGGGCTGGTACCACGGTCTGCGCGCGTCCTCCCGGCGGTCCTGGTGA
- a CDS encoding PDR/VanB family oxidoreductase — translation MTPSPSPSPASPAYEAELVVETREFAADGVLTLTLRHPLGEELPAWEPGAHIDVLLGPELERQYSLCGDPADRGVWRIGVLREPDGRGGSAYVHTELARGDKVRVRGPRNNFALEPVPRYRFVAGGIGITPILPMLAAAEAAGAEWSLLYGGRSRESMAFQAELAVYGDRVTVAPQDETGLLDLGSVLDGLPEDALVYCCGPGALLDAVEARCPGKALRIERFRPKEREAGPDSEFEVVLERTGKTVTVPVGVSVLDSVRAAGVEVLFSCTEGTCGTCETDVLEGTPDHRDSVLSDDEREAGETMLICVSRCQGSRLVLDL, via the coding sequence ATGACCCCGTCCCCCTCGCCGTCGCCCGCGTCGCCCGCATACGAGGCCGAACTGGTCGTCGAGACCCGGGAGTTCGCGGCTGACGGTGTGCTGACCCTGACCCTGCGGCATCCGCTCGGCGAAGAACTCCCGGCCTGGGAGCCGGGCGCGCACATCGACGTGCTGCTGGGGCCGGAGCTGGAGCGGCAGTACTCGCTGTGCGGTGACCCGGCGGACCGCGGGGTCTGGCGGATCGGCGTCCTGCGCGAGCCCGACGGACGCGGTGGATCGGCTTACGTGCACACGGAGTTGGCACGGGGCGACAAGGTCCGGGTGCGCGGGCCGCGCAACAACTTCGCCCTGGAGCCGGTGCCCCGGTACCGGTTCGTGGCCGGCGGCATCGGCATCACCCCCATCCTGCCGATGCTGGCGGCGGCCGAGGCGGCGGGCGCGGAATGGTCCCTGCTGTACGGCGGGCGCAGTCGTGAATCCATGGCTTTCCAGGCCGAGTTGGCCGTGTACGGGGACCGGGTCACCGTCGCCCCGCAGGACGAGACCGGGCTGCTCGACCTCGGGTCCGTGCTGGACGGCCTGCCCGAGGACGCGCTCGTCTACTGCTGCGGGCCGGGCGCCCTGCTCGACGCGGTCGAGGCGCGGTGCCCGGGGAAGGCGTTGCGGATCGAGCGGTTCCGGCCGAAGGAGCGGGAGGCGGGTCCCGACAGCGAGTTCGAGGTCGTGCTGGAGCGGACCGGGAAGACCGTCACGGTGCCCGTGGGGGTCTCCGTGCTCGACTCCGTGCGGGCCGCCGGGGTCGAGGTCCTGTTCTCCTGCACGGAGGGCACCTGCGGGACCTGTGAGACGGACGTTCTGGAGGGCACCCCCGACCACCGCGACTCGGTGCTGAGCGACGACGAGCGCGAGGCCGGGGAGACCATGCTCATCTGCGTGTCCCGGTGCCAGGGGTCACGGCTGGTGCTCGACCTGTAG
- a CDS encoding MAB_1171c family putative transporter has protein sequence MDGSSYYLPAVAMAIALASKTPALLRNWGDPLIRSVCALMTLATLVFFFAAPPTISEFNRVTGVTNVSAAVVYFLLSAFSGSCLVLITNWRGGPPETTRRLSHRWIAGYGAVCAAIVLLFVLGDAPVERVRDFDTYYAGTPFMREMIVLYLTGFTVAGVAMNVMCWRWALQVRGWLRAGLLIIAFGFLLNVPFAAVKLIAVAARWQGGDLDYLSTYVAPVLSSVGAQVCAVGFCLPLAGERLGDSWTIWSMYRRLGPLWRELRPVWAQASHEVRISWWAPARLQMTQRESDIHDGMLSLYPYFDAGVRAKAYDAAVAAGSEPAQARAEADAAMVTAAVRAREHDPEGRVISSATAEAAVPPTENPRDLVRMSIALRQSPVVAAAREWAAATRSESDFHERTR, from the coding sequence ATGGACGGGTCCAGCTACTACCTTCCGGCCGTCGCGATGGCGATCGCCCTGGCCTCGAAGACGCCCGCGCTGCTGCGGAACTGGGGCGACCCCCTGATCAGGTCCGTGTGCGCGCTGATGACGCTGGCCACCCTCGTCTTCTTCTTCGCCGCGCCGCCGACGATCAGCGAGTTCAACCGCGTCACCGGCGTCACGAACGTCTCGGCGGCCGTCGTGTACTTCCTGCTGAGCGCGTTCAGCGGCTCCTGCCTTGTGCTGATCACCAACTGGCGGGGCGGCCCGCCCGAGACGACCCGCCGCCTCTCGCACCGCTGGATCGCCGGGTACGGCGCGGTGTGCGCGGCGATAGTGCTGCTGTTCGTGCTCGGCGACGCCCCCGTGGAGCGCGTGCGGGACTTCGACACGTACTACGCCGGCACGCCCTTCATGCGCGAGATGATCGTGCTGTATCTGACCGGGTTCACCGTCGCGGGCGTCGCGATGAACGTCATGTGCTGGCGCTGGGCGCTCCAGGTGCGTGGCTGGCTGCGCGCCGGACTGCTGATCATCGCCTTCGGCTTCCTGCTGAACGTACCGTTCGCGGCGGTCAAGCTGATCGCCGTGGCCGCCCGCTGGCAGGGCGGCGACCTGGACTACCTGAGCACGTACGTCGCCCCCGTGCTGTCGTCCGTCGGCGCGCAGGTCTGCGCGGTCGGATTCTGTCTGCCCCTGGCCGGAGAGCGCCTCGGCGACTCCTGGACCATCTGGTCGATGTACCGCCGGCTCGGCCCGCTGTGGCGGGAGTTGCGTCCCGTCTGGGCCCAGGCGAGCCACGAGGTGCGGATCTCCTGGTGGGCGCCCGCCCGGCTGCAGATGACGCAGCGGGAGTCCGACATCCACGACGGCATGCTCAGCCTGTACCCGTACTTCGACGCCGGGGTCCGTGCCAAGGCGTACGACGCCGCCGTCGCGGCGGGTTCCGAGCCCGCCCAGGCGCGGGCGGAGGCCGACGCGGCGATGGTGACGGCGGCGGTGCGGGCCAGGGAGCACGACCCGGAGGGCCGGGTCATCAGCTCCGCCACGGCCGAGGCCGCCGTCCCGCCCACCGAGAACCCCCGTGACCTCGTACGGATGTCCATCGCCCTGCGTCAGTCACCCGTCGTAGCGGCCGCCCGTGAATGGGCCGCCGCGACCAGGTCAGAGAGCGACTTCCATGAGCGAACCCGTTAG